DNA sequence from the Dreissena polymorpha isolate Duluth1 chromosome 3, UMN_Dpol_1.0, whole genome shotgun sequence genome:
CAATACCACTCAAATAAACTGCATCAACGTTTTGCGTCTGACTTTGCCCAATACAAAAATCTTCGCACGCACAAAACATGCACTTGATTTAAACTGGATTCTCTCCATGATAAAGGACTAAGTGCATAATAGGTATATGTTTCTTTACCTAGTTTATGATCAATAAAAAATCGCAATTTATACAGATTTGACCTGTCGACTAGATTTAATTGACAGTTAAGTCCAATATTCttattaacttaaaattgttttatacatgtaccttaATACACGCACGTGTAGAAGACAAACTTGTTTGACGGTAAATACCCTGAGTGGGTGTGGTTATTAAGACAAGGTCACAGTCAAATGACCGTTCTATGTTTTCCTTAGTATACTACTTGTAGTATACTACTTGCACTCACTGAAAACTCGGGGGAAACACATTTGTAGATGGTACATGGCTTTACAGTATGTTGTAGCTGTTTAATGTTTAAGATTGCGAGCTACCACCTGTGCTCCCAAATGGATCAGTTCGCCTGATTTCTGGAACGACAACCTACGGGAGCGCAGCTGTTCTTGCGGATGGACCAACAGTACCATCGAAtgtcaaataaaaagtaaatacatagtATCGATACTTTTTTGAAATGCtctaacaaaaaatgtcaaacgTGTTTGTACCAAAAGTGGAAACAgacttttcaaaacaattgttgttATGTTAATAATTATCATGTCAATGTTGGGAGATATACATTCTACATAGAAGACtaatcatttttttaagttgTCCTTCCGGAGATTGGCTGAAAATTCCTAACGGTATTCTTACGCAAACCGTCAGTAACATCACTGACTACGGGTCTACGGCGTTAGTGACGTGCAACGTTGGGTACGTTGTGTCTGGTGATAACATAACCGTATGTGACGCTGATTCAAGATGGCGTGACCACGGGTCGTGTGTTGAAAAAGGTAAAGATTCCATAAATTAATTCTGATCaagaacaaaatattattatatccGTTGAAAGTGTTAAACTGGCGAATTTTGATGGAATAATGAAAACGTGACATACAAAAACACCATCATTCCAcaaggaaaaaaagaaaaaaatcgatAATTTTCCTGTTATTTTTCCTGTCTTAAAAGTGAATAATcgttttatcctgcctctgtttcaaacattgaccaaataaagcagggttcgataaactagttgatatccggcagtacatcacatgaccgtgatctaaccgtaagtatgtattcctacgcgccgatttacatgttctaatatttgacctttgaaatttattgggacgcatcatgaatgttattgttgattgaaaacgggcatttattataaaatgccataaaaaagataaaaattgaacagattctttccagaaaggcataatgggtggtaaaaacacgccacacgtatatacacatacaaaaacatgaatttgaatgtgatgacggcgggaaaaacacgcccaaaataagtataaaagaaaaatatttgatgcGTATAACAGTAAAATAGGAAACAAATGTCttttacacacaggtaaaaacatacatagtacgggagtcaaaaccttatggcggagaaggggtggaggtgggttgttaattttGACCATATTGGATGCCACGTTAGTCTAGAAGGATCCACAGGGCaacaatggccaacactgaatttgattggtcaaaagagcccatgtgaccccacactgaggttatacaaaagtaattaaatataaggcttgaactaatataatgttcaacaattaagaaatcgtacaatgacataaaatcttttatgtgtgcataaaatattatttatgtattgtcctcggatgtaatgaaaaggtcatagaccggacggactcgtatgccttgaaggaaagaacaaacacaatattattgattgaaaacaggcatttattataaaatgccataaaaaagataaatagaacagattctttccagaaaggcataatgggtggtaaaaacacgccacaaagGGGACCGGAACGGGAACCCCGCCGCCCATGAAGTACGGGAGAGGACCGCAATTTGAAAAGGGGGTAGTTGCCCCTGAATGAATATAAACGTAGCCTTACGATTAAGGTCAGGTAATGTGAAAATTAAGGACAAATAAGcattataagctttgatttgtAAAGAGCCCCTAGGCTTAAATCATCCATCtgctaattaataacaaattatagaACATAGTGaagtaaattaattgaaaacaataggaTTGGTGTTCAACGATCACTAgaataagcataacttaattatatgtgtatgctCCATAAGAAAAACACTGCCAGAAAAAATCAGTGTTAATAGGAACTGCTTAACCTAATTGTCAACAAAATTGACTTAGacctatatgtaaataattggagCTGCGACCTTAACCGGTCAGACATAAAACAaccaatatttgtataaagtataaGCACTAGTAAAAATGGTGAAAGACTACCTGCAGCCTTTAACTGTCAGGGAAACATAACTTttacagcaaaacaacaaaagtaaagtAAGAAGATGCACACTTAAAGGAGTAAGCAATcatgaagaaaaacaaaacaaaaacaaaacatgtatctGCGGCCTTAAACTGTCATACAACATAGGGGATATATCCaacaaataatggctttaataAACAGCCTTGTTAAAAGGTGAAACGTTTGCTTGCAGCCTAaaactgtcaggtaaacataaattgtacGGCAAAGCAACACACGATAAAATAAGACAATGTACCGGTAAAAGAGTAGGCAATCAATAATATAGTATAATCCCTGATCCGAGCACTAAGCCGCCAGACAACATAGGAGATATAAGCAACAGATACTTGCCTTTAACATCAGCcgtattaataaatgaaaaattacctgcagccttaaactgtcaggtaaacataaattgtaaagcaaagcaacgaaaataaatataaaaaagaagtACCGGTAAAAAGTAAGCAATAATATAGTAAAACAATTGAGCTGTGGCCCTAAACCATCATGCATAGGAGATATATACAACAGATATGGCCCTAATTTCAGGCCTTTGTTATAGGTGAAAAATTACCTGTATCGAtaagaaagtaaacaataatatgttatacaatgGAGCTGCGGCCTTAAACCAACAAGATGACCAAACCGTTGTATACAACAGATTTTGGAATTAAGACCAAGTACAGATACCTGTTAAGAGGTGAAAGTGAATGTGCAGCTTTAAGCTATAAGGTTAACCTTAAATGTACAAGAACCTGACcaagcaaaatattaaaatgtagtgGTTAAGTAGTAAGGTATCATGAACCCAGTGTAAAACAATGTAGGTGCTGCCTTTAACCATCAGAAAACATATGAAAAGTAATTAACACATATTGGCCTTAATAAAGGGTATTggtaaaattttaaatacaatctgCACCCTTTACCTATCAGGTAAACATAGATTGTACAGCagaacaacaaaagtaaaaatatgtaccCATACAGGAGTAAGCAATCATATAGTAAAACAATGTAACTGCATTCTTAAACTATCAGACAATGAGataaaaaagacaaacattgCCTTAATAACAGACCTTGGTAATAGGTAAAAGGTTACCAACGGAGTTAAACTGTTGGTTAAACATAAACAGTCAAGCAACACAACAAaagcaaattaataattgtaacacATAAACAGGGAAAGCAATTATGTACCGTGTAGTTCAACTATGGAGCTGTGGTTTGGAACCGACAGACAACCAGCATTGGCATGAAGTACAGGTACCAGTAAATGAGTGAAAGACCATTGGAACAATAAACTATcagttaacatatatacataatatgaaaaaccttgacaaaagtAAGATTCGGAATGTACTTGAAAAGAGCGACCAATCAAAAAGTAATAAACAGTTGGGCTGCAGATGTAAACTGGCAGACAGTTAAAGAGACATATACAACACATACCAATAATCCAGAGGAATTTCTGTGGGAATAACCATATGGAACCGCTCGGGTAACAAGCCCGTGATTTAAAACGTGAAAGAACTGGGCTAACGGTTATCGCTTATGAGTAAGCAAAGTAAAAAGGGTAATGGATTAtgatggaaaatatatatgtaatggttTTCGAGGACAAAACCTAGGAAACGTATTGATCTTATTTGGTGTGACTTAGTGGAGCATGATTATTTACATAGGGATGTGGCAGATCCCTGTGGGGCGACATTCCCTTTAACTCAGAGATATGAAAAACTAATATGCCCAACAGTAGCTTCAAAATCTTAGACCCAGAAGCATCTTTTGTGAGATGAAGATTATCGGGCAGAAGGCAATTTTATTCGTATAGTACGCCAACACAAGGGTTTATGAACCTCAGGAGTATCATCAGGGTATTAATCAAATGAATTGGTATTTTAACAAGTACCAATGGGAAAGATGTGTTGACACTAGAACTGTTAGAATAACTACCCGTAAAGATTGGCATATACGGTAAAATTGGCACATACCAATCAAAAAAACCAGGGAAAATAAGTTAAAAACTTTGGTCATAAGAAATAGAAATAAGTTTAGTTAGAGGGGTAGAGTAAACCCCAACGATGCCTGACTGGGCagaaattaaaagataaatatatgcATGGCATGTCCAGATATCTGAATCAGACGGAACATGTAAGAATTACAAGCATGACCTGATCTAGTACCCAACTTGGGTAAAATAGCTCCTTTGAAGAGAACTATAGTATCAATATCAGCCTAAACTGAATAACTAAAATCCTgcagaatattgaaaaatataagcatggaCTGAACTGAAAAACTAAAATCATGCATAAAtttagttccttcgtagagaactatatcCTCAATATCGTCCTGAACGGAATAACTAAAATCGGGAAGAATACTGAAAAATATAAGCAAGGGTTGCATAAAACaaagttccttcgtagagaaccataacatcaatatcagcctgaatGGAATACTGAAAATCAGTttgaatatagaaaaatatatgcacagcctaaataaatatagtttcttcgtagagaactaaaatCTTAAGatcggcctgaacggtccaactaaaatcaggctgaatattgtaaaatataataagcaaagcctgcataaacatagttccttcgtagaggaCTAAAAaatcaatatcagcctgaacggtccCAACTAACatcaggctgaatattggaaaataataataagcaaggcctgcataaacatagttctgcgtagagaactaaaatatcaatatcggcctgaacggtccaactaaaatcaggctgaatattggaaaataataataagcaaagcctgcataaacatagttctgcgtagagaactataacatccatatcagcctgaacggtataactaaaatcaggctgaataatggaaaatataaaagcaaggcctgcataaacatagttctgcgtagaagACTATAATattgttctgcgtagagaactaataacaatatcagcctgaacggtataagcaaaatcagaccaaatattgaaaaataaataagcaaggcctgcataaacatagttctgcgtagagaactataataacaatatcagcctgaacggtataagcaaaatcaggccaaatattgaaaaatgaataagcaaggcctgcataaacatagttcctgcgtagagaactataacaacaatatcagcctgaacggtataagcaaaatcaggccgaatattgaaaaatataatcaagGCCTGCTTGAAAagagttccttcgtagagaactataacatcaatatcagtCTAAACTGAAAAACTTAAATCAGGCATATACATACTTACTTCAGAGAGAACAAAACCATTAGTATCAGCCTGAGCTGATAACTATACTCgaacataacattaaaaatgtataagtatgaaatGAGAACTAAAAAACTGAAGTTCACTAGATAAAACACAATGTTCTGAAGAGTGAAGTCTTCCTGTTTCTAGCCGTAATTGTTCGTTCCGGTCCTTCATggtttaatgtagtgttcaaTAGGAAGGGCTGGAAACGTGCCTTATCGTCCCattgtagtacttgtacaggaagtgccAGCCATTGGACAGGTCCTCTGTATTGGGGTGTTGAGAGGTAGGCAggtttaatgtagtgttcaaAGGAAGGGCTGGAAACGTGCCTTTTCGCCCCTGtgtagtacttgtacaggaagGGCCAGCCAGCGGACAGGTCCTTTGTATTGCGGTGTTGAGAGGTAGGCATGGCCTGAAATGATAACTGACAGCGTGCATATATTTTAAAACCAGCAGTATACAGAACCGATGATTAAAATCATTTATACTTGGTATAATCTTGAAAATATAATGACAGattacaaaaattacattaatattgcgaaagagattataaataattttgtccaaaatcctattgtaaaatatactgtgagtcgaaaacataatcaaatgttaagaagagctgcttttttataattcatacagTATATAACCCATGAGTTCAAGATTGTGAATATGATTCACATTGTTCATGACTTAAGTACATAGAGACACATACCGGTAAATGACAGTATATTAAATAGCGAGCATGGCTTTTAGTGACAATAACACTTGAGTGTGTTTTAGAGatagatacaaatacatatgtCTTGCTTATAATGAGCACAAATGTTATACGTACACAAATACTTGAAAcctgaaacttgctaatttgatgaaacacctatgtaaataattatataaatcaaaatgtgtttacaaaacatatatctgtacataaaattgatataaaaattaagaTTGATAGATATTACACTTATGAAGCATTAATGAAAAACTTTAagtataataatggaaaatagtttgataaataaaaatgtagaaaGAAACTTCAGCAAGTTTTTGGCATCATAAAGACACggtttttcattaactgaaggatacgtgaaaggatatttctgttcTCTGGCTCGGGCTGTGGGAGTCCGCATCTACCGGTCACCTTTACGGACACTCCTTGGGTATAACCTTatgtgaactattgtgactacaagtcacaaatagaccgACCAGATGTGACTACAAGAcaaaacttgaaggttaaaattataGTGTTACTATAAGACACACAACACCACatacaaataagatatatatatatatatatatatatatatatatatatatatatatatatatatatatatatatatatatatgaatatgaagcttttaagaatattaaaattactATATAGTTTTTAGTAGTTACAGACTTAACCaggatatgttaatgaaaatattacaaccaaataattgccataaagaaaacattaacaacaatagcacaacaaaacacatcacaagaattttaaaacacacatgttgaccatataaatgaggtatggtaatatagactaaaatgaaagggtgttttattgtttatttcataaaaacgtgATGACATCTGTTAATTTGACAGTGGGAAACCCAGCTAAACTGATAATACAAATGtgtcgtaaatattcataaagtataagcccaggctgaacttaaaataaataatacagtaataaatatacaagaaataTAGAGCTGACCCGAATTGATCATGATGACATCATTCTTAAAAAggcagaaaaaataataatttaaacagccAGAACTTAGTCAGGCACAAATGTTAACGCGATATTTGAATACTTATCTGAACTGAATCAGTATGACTGATACAGGGCAGCGACAACTGTGTAGCTGATAAAAAAGTGACTGGCGATATGCGCTAATTACGctgtgggcgccgccatcttggaaaCCTTTCACGGTAGACTGCGTAGACTGCGCAAAGTTTTCTGCACACGGCACTGATAAGCATGTGTACATGTTCAACTGCCCTTTAAACTTAGTATCACACGGGATAACACCATTGGTGTAAATCTTCGTACAACGagagataatccttcacataaacggaatgaaacggcatcatatcatattaaaattaatcctTGGAAGTATCGCTTAAGAGCgtaattgttaatttcgaccatattggatgcCACGTTAGTCTAGAAGGATCCACAGGGCaacaatggccaacactgaatgtgattggtcaaaagagcccatgtgacccaacactgaggttatacacaagtaattaaatataaggcttgaactaatataatgttcaacaattaagaaatcgtacaatgacataaaatcttttatgtgtgcataaaatattatatataatcattgttttcttttttttaaatatgttatcgAACTAGCTTTTTATATTTTCATCTACTTGATTActcaatttatgacgtatctagtgtgacgtcatttctcagacaaaaacatactatctagtttctctcaggattttagggacaacaattttgaagtggtggttttaacagtattttttaaatattttaaagcatcgaacgaatcataagcGTATTTccgattgtgtgtttgtcattcataagtgttaacttcgataggaataaaataattcgctacgacaggattacgatttcgtaaatcgggttttgggtcagaatggtgagcattcgatacaaacgctatcaaaaatagtgtgattaaaaatatatttcgataatagagatggaaaaacagaaatggATTTCAACAAAGgaatggaagaacagaaaatggatgtgtatatcgttgtagaTGTATTGTTATAAGCCATGAATttaagttgtcattaaggtaaataaaattaagtttttgttttgctgctgcattttgttttcatttttttaccataaaaaatatcacattctcatttcgtttttttttttctcatattttcaataggaacgtatttaaaggaacagtttaatgtagAACTATTTTATACGTGACataatcggtagttattcgggcgtcaggaatgtaggaggcccgacaaaaataattatattgttgtgTCATtctatcatttgtctttgataaaatgtgtcaacggcatgaagcaagATAAAtcaagctcgccctattttctttttctaagcctcaccggataaactttctccatctcggcaccaaccatatattctctatttaaatcactgatatttccaTGAAAACGACAGAACAgaattgaataaaataatatcatcacTCACTGTATTGTCAATCAATATACATTTAATTCTAGATTGTGGACAACCAGTCGTTCATGCTAACATACGCCTCACGTACATAAAAACTACATTTCGTAGCATTGCGGTTGCTCGGTGTCCAACCGGATATGACGTAGATGGATGTACAGATATAATTGAATGTGGACATGACGGCCTTTGGAGGCCAGACATCAGATGTGTTAAAAAAAGGTTTGCTTAAATGCAGGttgggaaccaaaaaattggACTGTTGCGTAGGCTTTAATGTCTTACATGTTcatattgtttttcacatgtaTAATCTTAATATTTTATATAGATGAGAATGATCCATCTCAAAAAGTGAGATGCAATCTGACAAATACAGAATGTTATTTTGACAGTTACAATTACGTTCCGCTTCTATAAAAAACACAATTCATATTATTGCTCTAGGAAACCGGTATAGCTAGGTGTTATGTGTACACATTTGAACCACATGTTGCGTTCTTTGCAAAAACAGATAACAAATCACTAAATGACAAAAATAAGTAAGATttgcaaatttaaatataaaaaatggttcAGGAGCACTAATTTTTGCGTATGAATACGTATAAATCATGCATCAAACACTATTAATCgaatgtatataataaatgatgTTTGTCTAGCATACCACATACCAGAGTGCCCGGCTGTTGATCCGCCTATCAATGGTAATATAAGCTTCAGTAATGGCCCCTTCAATGGCTCAGTGGGGACACTCGCATGCAAGGAAGGGTACAAGATAAGTGGAATGCAAACCATAACATGTAGTTATATATCGTTTAGTGTTCTTTTCCTGAAGCATCGTTCCGATATGATTTCATGTCGGAATTTACAAGCTGAACATTCATTTTAACTACTATTTATACACTTAAGTTAACGAGTATACAACATGATCTATGAATATAAAGAATATTAGGTTAGTTTTTAATATAGATACGTTTATTAAGCACGTTTTCCCGTAAATTCGTGTGAAATTACTTTGATACATGAAATTGGTTTTGACTGATCAGACGGGTCCTGTTTATATTCTGCCACATATAAAAATAGCTTAGAATCCACCGATGACGTCATTTATTGAGCAATATGTTTCTAGACTGTGGATCGCCTGTTCCTACTGCAAAATCAACAGTTACGTACGGCGAGACCAAAGTCGGTAGCAAGGCGCTTGTGGATTGTACAATCGGATATGAGATAAACAGTACCACTGATACGATGACGTGTAGACAGAACGGCACTTGGGGTCCGGAAATCACGTGCTTTAAAACAGGTCTGTTACAATGCGTCTaattcattgtttaaaaaaaataagttttaagaAAAAGTAGTGTGCTTGCAGCATCGATTTCATGAACGGTATAGGTCATGCGgtgaatattttaaaaacactGATAACCGTAACTTTTAAACGGGCTGTTAAGACAACCTTTTCTTCATTTGTTTTCCTAACAAAGTTTGTACCTTTAATGATGCCGAACGAAGCTATATCAAATACAATAACAAGTCTTAAATCTTCGATTTGTTTAACAGGATGCAACGACCTTCCAGATATAAACAACGGCAAATACACTTTCTACGCCGACAAAATCCGAAACAAAACAACGGTCACGTTGGCGTGCAACAATGGGTACACTTTGTCCGGGGTCGACTCGTCTGTTTGCGATGAGTCCTGGAGTCAAATCGGGATATGTGAAAAAATAAGTACGATGTATCCTATACGTAATGCGATTTAACTGCGTTGTACATTTTTTGACACTTTAAATGCGACCATTTGACAGATGTTTTGATATATCCATTCTTGCCTTTTTATTAAGATCGATTCTTTAACGATAAAGCTAAGCCAcacatatatgttatattttgtcagGATGTCCTACTGGGGATTTCATGACAATTCCAAACGGGGCAATCACACTTAACGCGAAAGACGTCAACGACTACGGATCCACGGCTATGGTTGCGTGTAACGTCGGGTACGTCTTAATGGGAGAATCCATCACAACATGTCAAGCGGATAAGACGTGGAGTGCGCATGGATCGTGTGAAAAATGCAGTAAGTACGCTTTCAATTATGATCATCAGGTTAATAACATATGCCCATTTTAGAAAAGCTTTACATCAAACGTATAATATGCATCGAAGTTTTTATCAAGTACGTGTTCTTGATCGAGACTAGTTACAAACAATTAGTTTTGTTTTCAATCGCAATCacctgtttaaaatatattataatttgaaaACTTCTTCAGATCAAGTTGCTTTTCGTTGAAAGCATTTTTTGACACTGGTTTTccaaatatcaaataaatactTCAAACATTTGCCTGAATGAACTGATTAAAATCACTCTTTTTGGGACAAGTTTCTCACCGTCTTTCAGCCAATTCAGTGGAACGTGCTGGCGATTATCCACAGGCATATACCATTGCCGGCGCTACTGTAGGAGGACTTATCGTCGGAATTATCGGTGGCGTCGGTTCGATGGTTGTCTACACGAGACGGAAATCTAATGTACCCAAATCCGGTTCTAAAACACCGCAGATAGCTTATGAAAGTCGTTCTCCTGCTCAGCGTGGAAATAAAAGCGGCCAGAGCCCAATGACGGGTAAATGAAAGTGCTTGAACATTTTGGTTTGAAAAGTCAGCTTTTATAAACTCTTATTCAGATATTCCTATAGTGATTATTTTCTATGCAGTGACGCCACAAGGGATGACGCAGATGCTTATATTTGTAGGTTTCGGTACAATATCGATGTATATTAACGAGTGATAtttagagaaatttattttttacgaCTGGCACAACCACGAGAGCAAAAAATATTGCGATAaatagtgaattaaaatcgataatataacaaaaaattaacaaattttCTTATTATTCTATACCTTTTTCTCCGTTTACAACCAGTAGGTACAAATGGAG
Encoded proteins:
- the LOC127872074 gene encoding membrane cofactor protein-like, whose translation is MFLDCGSPVPTAKSTVTYGETKVGSKALVDCTIGYEINSTTDTMTCRQNGTWGPEITCFKTGCNDLPDINNGKYTFYADKIRNKTTVTLACNNGYTLSGVDSSVCDESWSQIGICEKIRCPTGDFMTIPNGAITLNAKDVNDYGSTAMVACNVGYVLMGESITTCQADKTWSAHGSCEKCTNSVERAGDYPQAYTIAGATVGGLIVGIIGGVGSMVVYTRRKSNVPKSGSKTPQIAYESRSPAQRGNKSGQSPMTDRQPKNEKRQRSTYVKCVH